A part of Miscanthus floridulus cultivar M001 chromosome 6, ASM1932011v1, whole genome shotgun sequence genomic DNA contains:
- the LOC136458465 gene encoding glucose-6-phosphate isomerase, cytosolic-like isoform X1, which translates to MCMDSVCVPERCLVAMSMKGSFWITQGSRRLVKPSTSCLNWLRLRSSRKRLRRCLKVKKINSTENRSVLHVALRAPRDAVINSDGVNVVPEVWSVKDKIKEFSDTFRSGSWVGATGKPLTNVVSVGVGGSFLGPLFVHTALQTDPEAAECAKGRQLRFLANVDPVDVARSIKDLDPETTLVVVVSKTFTTAETMLNARTLKEWIVSSLGVAFGMPSCISENC; encoded by the exons ATGTGCATGGATTCTGTTTGCGTACCTGaaaggtgtttggttgcaatgAGTATGAAGGGATCTTTCTGGATTACTCAAGGCAGCAGGCGACTGGTGAAACCATCGACAAGCTGCTTAAATTGGCTGAG GTTGCGAAGCTCAAGGAAAAGATTGAGAAGATGTTTAAAGGTGAAAAAG ATAAATAGCACAGAGAACAGGTCAGTGCTTCATGTAGCTCTGAGGGCTCCAAGAGATGCAGTTATAAACAGTGATGGGGTCAATGTGGTACCTGAGGTTTGGTCTGTTAAAGATAAAATCAAGGAGTTTTCGGACACTTTCAGAAGTGGATCATGG GTTGGAGCAACTGGAAAACCATTGACAAATGTTGTGTCAGTTGGAGTAGGTGGTAGCTTTCTTGGCCCTCTATTTGTGCATACTGCGCTCCAGACCG ATCCAGAAGCAGCAGAATGTGCGAAAGGCCGACAACTGAGATT CCTTGCAAATGTTGATCCAGTTGACGTTGCACGGAGCATTAAAGATTTAGATCCAGAAACCACTCTGG TGGTGGTTGTATCAAAGACATTCACAACAGCTGAAACAATGTTAAATGCTCGAACTCTTAAGGAGTGGATCGTTTCTTCTCTTGG AGTTGCCTTtggtatgccaagttgtatttcaGAGAATTGTTGA
- the LOC136458465 gene encoding glucose-6-phosphate isomerase, cytosolic-like isoform X2, with protein MCMDSVCVPERCLVAMSMKGSFWITQGSRRLVKPSTSCLNWLRLRSSRKRLRRCLKVKKINSTENRSVLHVALRAPRDAVINSDGVNVVPEVWSVKDKIKEFSDTFRSGSWVGATGKPLTNVVSVGVGGSFLGPLFVHTALQTDPEAAECAKGRQLRFLANVDPVDVARSIKDLDPETTLVVVVSKTFTTAETMLNARTLKEWIVSSLGCISENC; from the exons ATGTGCATGGATTCTGTTTGCGTACCTGaaaggtgtttggttgcaatgAGTATGAAGGGATCTTTCTGGATTACTCAAGGCAGCAGGCGACTGGTGAAACCATCGACAAGCTGCTTAAATTGGCTGAG GTTGCGAAGCTCAAGGAAAAGATTGAGAAGATGTTTAAAGGTGAAAAAG ATAAATAGCACAGAGAACAGGTCAGTGCTTCATGTAGCTCTGAGGGCTCCAAGAGATGCAGTTATAAACAGTGATGGGGTCAATGTGGTACCTGAGGTTTGGTCTGTTAAAGATAAAATCAAGGAGTTTTCGGACACTTTCAGAAGTGGATCATGG GTTGGAGCAACTGGAAAACCATTGACAAATGTTGTGTCAGTTGGAGTAGGTGGTAGCTTTCTTGGCCCTCTATTTGTGCATACTGCGCTCCAGACCG ATCCAGAAGCAGCAGAATGTGCGAAAGGCCGACAACTGAGATT CCTTGCAAATGTTGATCCAGTTGACGTTGCACGGAGCATTAAAGATTTAGATCCAGAAACCACTCTGG TGGTGGTTGTATCAAAGACATTCACAACAGCTGAAACAATGTTAAATGCTCGAACTCTTAAGGAGTGGATCGTTTCTTCTCTTGG ttgtatttcaGAGAATTGTTGA
- the LOC136458465 gene encoding glucose-6-phosphate isomerase, cytosolic-like isoform X3, producing MCMDSVCVPERCLVAMSMKGSFWITQGSRRLVKPSTSCLNWLRLRSSRKRLRRCLKVKKINSTENRSVLHVALRAPRDAVINSDGVNVVPEVWSVKDKIKEFSDTFRSGSWVGATGKPLTNVVSVGVGGSFLGPLFVHTALQTDPEAAECAKGRQLRFLANVDPVDVARSIKDLDPETTLVVVVSKTFTTAETMLNARTLKEWIVSSLGLV from the exons ATGTGCATGGATTCTGTTTGCGTACCTGaaaggtgtttggttgcaatgAGTATGAAGGGATCTTTCTGGATTACTCAAGGCAGCAGGCGACTGGTGAAACCATCGACAAGCTGCTTAAATTGGCTGAG GTTGCGAAGCTCAAGGAAAAGATTGAGAAGATGTTTAAAGGTGAAAAAG ATAAATAGCACAGAGAACAGGTCAGTGCTTCATGTAGCTCTGAGGGCTCCAAGAGATGCAGTTATAAACAGTGATGGGGTCAATGTGGTACCTGAGGTTTGGTCTGTTAAAGATAAAATCAAGGAGTTTTCGGACACTTTCAGAAGTGGATCATGG GTTGGAGCAACTGGAAAACCATTGACAAATGTTGTGTCAGTTGGAGTAGGTGGTAGCTTTCTTGGCCCTCTATTTGTGCATACTGCGCTCCAGACCG ATCCAGAAGCAGCAGAATGTGCGAAAGGCCGACAACTGAGATT CCTTGCAAATGTTGATCCAGTTGACGTTGCACGGAGCATTAAAGATTTAGATCCAGAAACCACTCTGG TGGTGGTTGTATCAAAGACATTCACAACAGCTGAAACAATGTTAAATGCTCGAACTCTTAAGGAGTGGATCGTTTCTTCTCTTGGGTTAGTTTAG
- the LOC136458465 gene encoding glucose-6-phosphate isomerase, cytosolic-like isoform X4, with protein sequence MKGSFWITQGSRRLVKPSTSCLNWLRLRSSRKRLRRCLKVKKINSTENRSVLHVALRAPRDAVINSDGVNVVPEVWSVKDKIKEFSDTFRSGSWVGATGKPLTNVVSVGVGGSFLGPLFVHTALQTDPEAAECAKGRQLRFLANVDPVDVARSIKDLDPETTLVVVVSKTFTTAETMLNARTLKEWIVSSLGVAFGMPSCISENC encoded by the exons ATGAAGGGATCTTTCTGGATTACTCAAGGCAGCAGGCGACTGGTGAAACCATCGACAAGCTGCTTAAATTGGCTGAG GTTGCGAAGCTCAAGGAAAAGATTGAGAAGATGTTTAAAGGTGAAAAAG ATAAATAGCACAGAGAACAGGTCAGTGCTTCATGTAGCTCTGAGGGCTCCAAGAGATGCAGTTATAAACAGTGATGGGGTCAATGTGGTACCTGAGGTTTGGTCTGTTAAAGATAAAATCAAGGAGTTTTCGGACACTTTCAGAAGTGGATCATGG GTTGGAGCAACTGGAAAACCATTGACAAATGTTGTGTCAGTTGGAGTAGGTGGTAGCTTTCTTGGCCCTCTATTTGTGCATACTGCGCTCCAGACCG ATCCAGAAGCAGCAGAATGTGCGAAAGGCCGACAACTGAGATT CCTTGCAAATGTTGATCCAGTTGACGTTGCACGGAGCATTAAAGATTTAGATCCAGAAACCACTCTGG TGGTGGTTGTATCAAAGACATTCACAACAGCTGAAACAATGTTAAATGCTCGAACTCTTAAGGAGTGGATCGTTTCTTCTCTTGG AGTTGCCTTtggtatgccaagttgtatttcaGAGAATTGTTGA